A region from the uncultured Macellibacteroides sp. genome encodes:
- a CDS encoding M28 family metallopeptidase, with translation MRDLARVLLAKRFILILLIAANASLSSFAQTIINRDPVIEQAVKDVSVPEMHKLIEDLVSFHNRNNLSSMNEKEKGIGASAEYLYNKVASFIPSSQGRLGVEKVFYTTGGVNTRMGREVNLCNVVATIKGSNATDNRVIALLAHYDSRSLEGNDSTEYAPGANDNGSGVACLMEMTRLMSHIDLPVTIKIMFLSGEEHGLLGAGHMAEIAQKEKWNLIAVINNDMIGNSNASETNTHSNNMVRVFSENTPIIENEELRKIRIFNSSENDSPSRQLARYIKEVGERYVDNMTVKLIYRNDRFGRGGDHTPFCRKGYTVVRVCEMNENYYRTHQKTEEKNGIRYGDEIWAIDFEYVRKNTGINLAVATNLALSPDVPVNVKIDVSGLTNYTKLSWEAPQKGKVPAAYYVLMRETDQSGWQKKILVHGTNIRLPYSKDNYFFAVQSVDENAHESLPVFAVGSF, from the coding sequence ATGAGAGATCTTGCAAGAGTCCTGTTAGCTAAAAGATTTATTCTTATTCTTTTGATTGCTGCCAATGCATCATTGTCGTCTTTTGCACAAACGATCATAAACAGAGATCCCGTCATAGAACAAGCCGTAAAGGATGTTTCAGTACCGGAAATGCATAAATTGATTGAAGACCTCGTAAGTTTTCACAACAGAAACAACCTGAGTAGTATGAATGAAAAAGAGAAAGGTATCGGAGCTTCCGCCGAATATCTATACAACAAGGTTGCATCATTTATTCCTTCATCTCAAGGACGCTTAGGCGTAGAAAAAGTATTTTACACCACAGGAGGAGTTAATACCCGCATGGGAAGGGAAGTCAATTTGTGTAATGTAGTTGCCACGATTAAGGGTAGCAATGCAACGGACAACAGAGTTATTGCCTTATTAGCACACTACGATAGCCGTAGTTTAGAGGGTAACGATTCAACGGAATATGCTCCCGGTGCAAACGACAACGGCAGTGGTGTTGCATGCCTTATGGAAATGACCCGTTTGATGTCTCATATCGATCTGCCTGTAACAATTAAAATCATGTTCCTTTCCGGAGAAGAACACGGGTTGCTTGGTGCGGGACATATGGCCGAAATCGCTCAAAAGGAAAAATGGAATCTGATTGCCGTCATCAATAACGACATGATCGGGAATTCCAATGCCAGTGAAACCAATACCCATTCCAACAATATGGTTCGTGTTTTTTCTGAAAACACGCCAATTATAGAGAATGAAGAGTTACGCAAAATCAGGATCTTTAACTCCTCAGAAAACGACAGTCCGTCAAGACAGCTTGCCCGGTATATAAAAGAGGTGGGCGAAAGATATGTGGACAACATGACAGTAAAGCTAATTTACCGGAACGACCGTTTTGGGCGTGGAGGAGATCACACTCCTTTCTGCCGTAAAGGTTATACAGTCGTTCGTGTTTGCGAGATGAATGAAAATTACTACCGTACACATCAAAAAACAGAAGAAAAAAACGGTATCCGGTATGGAGATGAAATCTGGGCTATTGATTTTGAATATGTACGAAAAAATACAGGAATCAACCTGGCTGTTGCAACCAATTTGGCTTTATCTCCCGATGTACCTGTTAACGTAAAAATAGACGTATCAGGCCTGACGAACTATACTAAATTATCATGGGAAGCTCCCCAAAAAGGGAAAGTGCCGGCAGCTTATTACGTTTTAATGCGAGAAACCGATCAGTCCGGCTGGCAAAAGAAAATACTTGTTCATGGCACTAACATCCGCCTGCCTTACAGTAAAGATAATTATTTCTTTGCCGTACAGAGCGTCGATGAAAACGCCCACGAGAGTCTGCCTGTTTTTGCCGTCGGATCTTTTTGA
- a CDS encoding transposase: MDETSLSNGELYTIITNKARKGQKGSIVGIFEGTESNEIIRLILKHYSEQQRKIVREVTLDMAANMNLIVKSCFPRAKRVTDRFHVQKLAYEAVQDIRIKHRWETLDAENTAYKKAKEKGIEYQPEVLANGDTRKQLLARSRYLLFKPEEKWTLSQWHRAHILFELYPDIKKGYELSYSLYKIYNRQISPDVARAKLAQWFSQVEEAGFNAFSTVRKTFETHHNTIINYFNSRSTNAAAESFNAKIKEFRRQFRGVTDIKFFLYRLCKIYA, from the coding sequence ATTGATGAAACATCCCTCTCGAACGGTGAGCTTTATACCATCATCACCAATAAAGCCAGAAAAGGCCAGAAAGGTTCTATTGTTGGTATATTTGAAGGAACCGAATCCAATGAAATCATAAGACTTATACTTAAGCATTATTCAGAACAACAACGCAAAATAGTCCGTGAAGTCACTCTAGATATGGCTGCCAATATGAACCTGATTGTCAAAAGTTGCTTTCCCCGGGCTAAACGGGTAACGGACCGTTTTCATGTACAGAAGCTGGCTTATGAAGCCGTACAGGACATCCGGATTAAGCATCGGTGGGAAACTCTGGACGCGGAAAATACAGCTTACAAAAAAGCCAAAGAAAAGGGTATTGAATATCAACCAGAGGTATTAGCAAATGGAGATACCCGAAAACAGTTGCTGGCCAGAAGTCGGTATCTGCTATTTAAACCAGAAGAAAAATGGACCCTTTCGCAATGGCATAGAGCACATATATTATTTGAACTTTATCCTGATATTAAAAAAGGCTACGAGCTATCTTATAGTCTTTACAAAATCTATAACCGTCAAATATCGCCTGATGTGGCCAGAGCAAAACTGGCTCAATGGTTCAGCCAGGTAGAAGAAGCGGGATTTAATGCATTCTCTACAGTTAGAAAAACTTTTGAGACACATCACAATACCATTATAAACTACTTTAACAGCAGAAGCACAAACGCAGCTGCTGAATCGTTTAATGCAAAGATAAAAGAGTTCAGAAGACAGTTTAGAGGGGTAACAGACATTAAATTTTTTCTCTACAGATTATGCAAAATTTATGCTTAG
- the ettA gene encoding energy-dependent translational throttle protein EttA → MADDKKIIFSMVGLTKTFPPQKQVLKNIYLSFFYGAKIGIIGLNGSGKSTLMKIIAGIEKEYQGEVVFSPGYSVGYLEQDPKLESGKTVKEIVQEGVQNIVDTLKEYEEVNEKFGDPEVLDDPDKMDALINRQAELQDKIDATDAWNLDSRLERAMDALRCPPEDQVVDTLSGGERRRVALCRLLLQQPDVLLLDEPTNHLDAESIDWLEQHLQQYSGTVICVTHDRYFLDHVAGWILELDRGEGIPWKGNYSSWLDQKTKKMAMEEKQVSKRRKTLERELEWATMAPKARQAKGKARLNSYEKLLNEDQKEREEKLEIFIPNGPRLGNKVIEAQHVAKAFGDKLLFDDLNFMLPPNGIVGIIGPNGAGKTTLFKMIMGMETVDKGTFEVGETVKIGYADQTHKDIDPTKTVFQVVCGGQEYIRVGGKEINARAYLSRFNFAGGDQEKLCGILSGGERNRLHLAITLKAEANVLLLDEPTNDIDVNTLRALEEGLESFAGCAVVISHDRWFLDRICTHILSFEGNSDVVYYEGSYSEYEEYKRKQLGDVEPKRVRYRKLIVD, encoded by the coding sequence ATGGCAGACGATAAAAAAATCATTTTCTCAATGGTAGGTCTAACCAAGACCTTTCCGCCTCAGAAACAGGTATTAAAGAACATTTATTTGTCATTTTTCTATGGCGCCAAGATCGGAATTATTGGTTTAAACGGTTCCGGAAAATCAACCTTAATGAAAATTATCGCCGGTATCGAAAAAGAATATCAAGGCGAAGTTGTTTTCTCTCCAGGGTATTCAGTTGGTTATCTTGAGCAAGATCCTAAGCTGGAAAGCGGCAAAACTGTAAAGGAAATCGTACAGGAAGGTGTGCAGAATATTGTTGATACCCTAAAAGAATACGAAGAAGTAAACGAAAAGTTCGGCGATCCCGAGGTACTGGATGATCCAGACAAGATGGATGCCCTTATTAACAGACAGGCCGAATTACAAGATAAAATCGATGCCACGGATGCATGGAACCTGGACAGCCGTCTGGAACGCGCCATGGATGCATTGCGTTGTCCGCCGGAAGATCAGGTTGTAGATACATTATCCGGAGGTGAACGACGCCGTGTGGCTCTTTGCCGATTGTTACTTCAACAACCTGATGTGTTGTTACTGGATGAGCCTACCAACCACTTGGATGCAGAATCTATCGACTGGTTGGAACAACACTTGCAACAATATTCGGGTACTGTTATTTGCGTTACTCACGACCGCTACTTCCTTGATCATGTGGCCGGATGGATTTTGGAACTCGATCGTGGCGAAGGTATTCCTTGGAAAGGAAATTACTCTTCGTGGTTGGATCAGAAGACCAAAAAGATGGCTATGGAAGAAAAGCAGGTTAGTAAGCGCAGAAAGACTTTGGAACGCGAACTTGAATGGGCAACAATGGCTCCTAAAGCCCGTCAGGCAAAAGGTAAGGCTCGTCTGAATTCGTACGAAAAGTTATTGAATGAAGACCAGAAAGAACGCGAGGAAAAGTTGGAAATCTTTATTCCTAACGGACCTCGTTTGGGAAACAAGGTAATAGAAGCTCAGCATGTTGCTAAAGCATTTGGAGACAAGCTATTGTTTGATGATCTAAACTTCATGCTCCCTCCCAACGGCATTGTTGGTATTATTGGTCCAAATGGTGCTGGTAAGACCACTTTGTTTAAGATGATTATGGGTATGGAGACTGTGGACAAGGGTACTTTTGAAGTAGGTGAAACCGTTAAGATTGGTTATGCCGACCAGACTCATAAGGATATAGACCCGACTAAAACCGTATTTCAGGTTGTATGCGGTGGTCAGGAATACATTCGTGTAGGAGGAAAAGAAATTAATGCCAGAGCCTATTTGTCCCGATTCAATTTTGCCGGAGGAGATCAGGAAAAGCTTTGCGGGATACTGTCTGGTGGAGAACGTAACCGCCTGCACCTTGCTATTACATTAAAAGCCGAAGCCAATGTGTTGCTGCTCGATGAGCCTACCAACGATATCGACGTAAATACGCTCCGGGCGCTTGAAGAAGGTCTCGAAAGTTTTGCAGGTTGCGCCGTTGTTATCTCGCACGACCGCTGGTTCCTGGACCGTATTTGTACGCACATTCTTTCGTTCGAGGGGAATTCCGACGTTGTTTACTACGAAGGTTCTTATTCGGAATATGAAGAATACAAACGGAAGCAGTTGGGTGATGTAGAGCCTAAACGTGTACGTTACCGTAAACTGATTGTGGATTAA
- a CDS encoding DUF1080 domain-containing protein, translating into MKKSFLSFAAVLCALLCLSSMDAKAQTVKLFNGKNLSNWNLFVDKGGASAQEVFTVKDGTVHVKGTPFGYMYTKEKFSNFILNVEWCYPEELSNSGIFLFIQDGEKLWPNAIECQLHAGDAGDFVLLGGSDLFEFMSRPGTIRPAFPVVKKTNASSEKPVGEWNRAKIYCKDGKITVFINGVYQNSGTRSMHKTGYIGLQSEGKDIQFRNVTVTPL; encoded by the coding sequence ATGAAAAAATCTTTTCTTTCATTCGCAGCTGTTTTATGTGCACTTCTTTGTCTTTCTTCGATGGATGCAAAGGCACAGACCGTAAAACTGTTTAACGGCAAGAATCTTTCTAACTGGAATTTATTTGTCGACAAAGGGGGCGCAAGCGCTCAGGAAGTATTCACTGTTAAAGACGGTACCGTCCATGTAAAAGGTACACCTTTTGGATACATGTACACAAAGGAGAAATTCAGCAATTTTATCCTGAATGTGGAATGGTGTTATCCGGAAGAATTAAGCAACAGCGGTATTTTCCTTTTTATACAAGATGGCGAAAAACTTTGGCCCAATGCCATTGAATGTCAGCTTCATGCTGGCGACGCCGGTGATTTTGTATTGCTTGGAGGCAGCGATTTGTTCGAGTTTATGAGCCGTCCCGGAACTATCCGCCCGGCATTTCCGGTTGTTAAGAAGACCAATGCTTCCAGCGAGAAACCTGTTGGAGAATGGAATAGAGCAAAAATATACTGTAAAGATGGTAAAATCACTGTGTTCATTAACGGTGTTTATCAAAATTCAGGAACGCGTTCTATGCACAAAACAGGCTACATAGGTTTGCAAAGTGAAGGAAAAGATATTCAGTTCCGCAATGTAACAGTTACACCGTTATAA
- a CDS encoding AGE family epimerase/isomerase, translating into MNIYTEKMSILKQLQEEMRAELIHGILPFWMGRMVDVEQGGFYGQIDGTDKLIVDADKGGILNARILWTFSAAYRVQPDSAYLQMAERTYSYAWNHFFDKEMGGTYWLIHADGTPADTKKQIYSQAFFIYALTEYYMASGNEEALERAKELFRLIELHSFDPEKGGYFEAYSRDWQLLEDLRLSEKDDNEKKTMNTHLHILEAYTNLYRVWKDDRLKKALEGLILIFANHIVAPETGHMVLFFDENWNRKGFIDSYGHDIEASWLLYEAADVLGNEVLTERIKCISMHLADTTVREGLQPDGSIWYETDSRKGHTDTDRHWWPQAEAAVGFMYAWKLSGNEGYLDKAAASWKFISDNLIDRAHGEWFWSIKEGKPNLAEDKAGFWKCPYHNSRMCIEFIKA; encoded by the coding sequence ATGAATATATATACGGAAAAGATGAGTATACTGAAACAATTACAAGAGGAGATGAGGGCCGAACTTATTCATGGAATACTGCCTTTCTGGATGGGACGTATGGTTGATGTGGAGCAAGGCGGATTTTATGGACAGATTGATGGAACAGATAAACTGATTGTTGATGCAGATAAAGGAGGTATTCTGAATGCCCGTATTCTTTGGACATTTTCTGCAGCGTACAGGGTACAACCGGATTCAGCTTATTTACAAATGGCCGAACGTACTTATTCATATGCATGGAATCATTTTTTTGATAAAGAAATGGGCGGAACTTACTGGTTGATACATGCCGACGGGACACCTGCCGATACTAAAAAACAGATTTATTCGCAGGCATTCTTTATCTATGCCCTCACAGAATATTACATGGCTTCAGGAAACGAAGAAGCTTTGGAACGCGCTAAAGAGTTGTTTCGATTAATAGAGTTGCATAGTTTTGATCCTGAAAAGGGAGGTTATTTTGAGGCTTATAGCCGCGACTGGCAATTGTTGGAAGATCTTCGTTTGAGTGAGAAGGACGATAATGAGAAAAAAACCATGAATACGCACCTGCATATTCTTGAAGCATATACGAATCTGTATCGTGTGTGGAAAGACGACCGGCTTAAAAAGGCTCTCGAGGGATTGATCCTCATCTTTGCCAATCATATTGTCGCGCCCGAAACAGGTCACATGGTATTGTTCTTTGATGAAAACTGGAATCGCAAAGGTTTTATTGATTCATATGGGCATGATATTGAAGCTTCCTGGTTATTGTACGAAGCTGCAGATGTACTGGGTAACGAGGTGCTGACGGAACGGATTAAATGTATATCGATGCATCTTGCCGATACTACGGTACGCGAAGGTCTGCAGCCGGATGGGAGTATCTGGTACGAAACAGACTCACGTAAAGGTCATACAGATACCGACCGTCACTGGTGGCCTCAGGCAGAGGCGGCTGTCGGATTCATGTACGCATGGAAACTGTCTGGAAATGAAGGCTATCTGGATAAGGCTGCTGCTTCATGGAAGTTTATCTCAGATAATCTGATCGACCGGGCGCATGGGGAGTGGTTCTGGAGTATTAAAGAGGGTAAACCCAACCTTGCCGAAGATAAAGCCGGTTTCTGGAAGTGTCCATATCACAACTCGCGCATGTGTATTGAGTTTATTAAAGCGTAA
- a CDS encoding cellulase family glycosylhydrolase: MRHLLVYVNLLFLLTLISCAGNSASNSSYADRYIKVKNGQFVLGDKPYYFIGANFWYGPILGSQGTFGDRDRLVRELDFLKEKGVNNLRVLVGADGPNGIPSKVMPTLQVSPGQYEQSVFDGLDFFMNELSKRDMHAVLYLHNTWEWSGGYAQYLNWSGYGPVPVPSVAGWDAFRNYVSQYFECDSCQEMFKQHITTVLSRTNFYNKRKYTEDPAIMSWQIANEPRPMSAGNKDAYAAWIKEIASHIKTLDTNHLVSTGSEGQAGSEEDFDLYTRVHSDPNIDYLTMHIWPKNWSWIDTANIAGTLPQAIRNTGTYMDKHIALADSLKKPITLEEFGMPRDSHKYELSDSTSCRDAYYKYIFERVLQSVNSNGSLGGCNFWAWGGYARPQADHIYWQVGDDYMGDPAQEEQGLNSVFDTDTTIDLIKKYTTSIHQIIGKQTEVVK; this comes from the coding sequence ATGCGACACTTGCTTGTGTATGTTAACCTGCTATTCCTGCTAACGCTTATAAGCTGTGCTGGAAATTCTGCTTCAAATTCATCGTATGCCGACAGGTATATTAAAGTTAAAAACGGACAGTTTGTTCTCGGTGATAAACCTTATTATTTTATAGGAGCCAATTTTTGGTATGGACCGATTCTTGGTTCGCAAGGAACATTTGGTGACCGCGACCGACTGGTTCGCGAACTCGACTTTCTGAAAGAGAAAGGCGTGAATAATTTGCGTGTATTAGTTGGGGCAGATGGACCAAACGGTATTCCCTCGAAAGTAATGCCTACACTACAGGTGTCGCCGGGTCAGTATGAGCAATCTGTGTTCGATGGCCTTGATTTCTTTATGAACGAGCTTTCTAAACGAGACATGCATGCGGTCCTTTATTTGCATAACACCTGGGAGTGGTCTGGCGGATACGCCCAATATCTTAATTGGAGTGGATACGGACCAGTTCCTGTCCCCTCTGTCGCCGGATGGGATGCCTTTCGCAATTATGTATCGCAGTATTTTGAGTGTGACAGTTGTCAGGAAATGTTCAAACAACATATTACAACGGTGTTGTCGCGTACCAATTTTTACAATAAACGTAAATATACGGAAGATCCGGCTATTATGTCGTGGCAAATTGCCAATGAGCCCCGTCCTATGAGTGCAGGGAATAAAGATGCTTATGCTGCTTGGATAAAGGAAATAGCTTCTCACATAAAGACTCTGGACACCAACCACCTTGTATCAACCGGATCGGAAGGTCAGGCTGGGAGCGAGGAAGATTTTGATTTATATACCAGGGTTCATTCGGATCCTAATATTGATTACCTTACCATGCACATTTGGCCAAAAAACTGGAGCTGGATCGATACTGCAAATATTGCAGGAACACTTCCTCAGGCTATCCGGAACACTGGAACTTATATGGACAAACATATTGCTTTGGCCGATTCCTTAAAGAAACCCATTACATTGGAAGAGTTTGGTATGCCCCGCGATTCACATAAATATGAATTAAGTGACAGTACTTCTTGCCGCGATGCCTATTATAAATATATCTTTGAACGGGTTTTGCAAAGTGTAAATAGTAACGGATCTTTAGGTGGATGCAATTTCTGGGCTTGGGGTGGCTATGCCCGTCCGCAGGCAGACCATATTTATTGGCAGGTAGGCGACGATTATATGGGAGACCCGGCTCAGGAAGAACAAGGTCTTAATTCTGTGTTTGACACAGATACTACGATCGATCTTATTAAGAAGTATACGACTTCGATCCACCAGATTATCGGGAAGCAGACTGAAGTGGTAAAGTGA